GTAAATTCAGCACAATAAAATCACGGGTTTTCTGCTGCAATTGACGAATCAATTTCCAGTCGCCGATCACCAATAAGATGTCGCCAAACTGTAATTTATCATCGACTAGTTTACCTTCCAGGGTCTTACCATTGCGACGAATACCCACAACATTCAGGCCATAGCGGGTACGGAAGGTGACTTCACGTAAACTTTTTCCCAGCAGGGAAGAGTCTGGAATAAGAGAAACTTCGGCCATCCCGACGTTACGCGCCTGTTCAGAGAAATACTCACCACGCAACACCATCGGCTCTAGCATCTGCTCAGTACAAAATTCGCGTAAATCCACATCGCAATCAGACATATCAATCAGCAAAACATCATTTTCGTGCAGCTCAGACGAGCCGGTCGCACTGACCATGACCCGCCGAAAACGTTTCCAGCGCTCAATCCCGACCACATTCGCCCCATAGCGGGCGCGCAAATGTAGCTCATCAAGAGAACGGCCAATCAAAGGAGAATCGTGGCGAATAGCCAAACGGCGGGCGCGGCCGGTGAGTTTATAATCGCGGATAAGATCACGGAAGGTACGGCGCTTCCATTGCTGCTCTTTTTCTGAACTTTCCGGCTTTCCGCCCAACCAGTGGCGGGCAACCAACATGTAGCCAACCCCCATCAACAAGATGATAAAGCCAATCGGCGTCACGCCGAAGAAACCAAAACCTTTAATACCTTCGCGCAGCAACTCACTGTTCACCACCATATTGGGTGGCGTCGCGACCAGCGTCATCATGCCACTGATAAGCCCGGCAAAACTTAGCGGCATCATTAATCGCCCGGGCGAAATCTTCATCCGACTGGCGACACTTAATACTACCGGGATAAAAATCGCCACCACGCCGGTTGAGCTCATAAAGGCTCCCAACCCCGCCACAGTCACCATCAGTAACGCCAGCATTTTGGTTTCGCTGTGGCCAGCAACTTTTACCAGCCAATCCCCCACCTGATAGGCGACGCCGGTTCTCACTAACCCTTCACCAATGACAAACAATGCCGCAATCAAGATGACATTAGGGTCACTGAAGCCGCTGGTCGCCTCCCCTAATGACAGCGTGCCGCTCATGACAAAGGCAATAATGACCAATAATGCCACGACATCCATCCGCAGTTTATTGGTGGTAAACAGCACAATAGCTATCAGAAGTAGCGTCAACACCCACAATAGTTCGCTGTTCAAAATGGCCTCGTTGGCAAAAAGTGAAAAGGAATATCCAGCTATACCCAAAATAATTCGAGTTGCAGGAAGGCGGCCAACGCATATGCAATTTGAAGTATGAAGGGTATAGGGTAGTAAATCATCAAATTAAGACACTACCGCTGTTTGAGATCAATAATGACTGTAAATTTATGCGCTTACCATCCCACAACGGCATTAATTGTATTTTTTTCTGAAAAATAATTAACCAATTTGTGATGCAGTATTCAGCGATTAAAAAAACAGGCTCGGAATTCTCAGATATTCAGTGCCGTTTAACTGACTGACTATACTGAGAATACTGTCTTTCGAGCAGTCAAATTGAAAACTGGCGGCAGGAGCACTGAATGGGCACCATCACGGATTATCCGCTCGTCCTTTTTATTTTATCATTCACTACGTTGTGGTGTTCGGCTTATGCCGGTCAGGCATATTTTCGGCGTGGACAAATTTTGGACGAGAATATCCGTGAGAATTTTACTGTTATTCAAGGAGCTACCCTGACACTGCTTGGCCTGATTATCGGTTTTAGCTTTTCGATGGCGATCAGCCGCTATGATTTGCGTAAAAATTACGAAGAGGCAGAGGCCAATGCAATTGGGACAGAATATTTGCGTGTCGATTATTTGCCAGCC
The sequence above is drawn from the Yersinia enterocolitica subsp. enterocolitica genome and encodes:
- a CDS encoding SLC13 family permease; its protein translation is MNSELLWVLTLLLIAIVLFTTNKLRMDVVALLVIIAFVMSGTLSLGEATSGFSDPNVILIAALFVIGEGLVRTGVAYQVGDWLVKVAGHSETKMLALLMVTVAGLGAFMSSTGVVAIFIPVVLSVASRMKISPGRLMMPLSFAGLISGMMTLVATPPNMVVNSELLREGIKGFGFFGVTPIGFIILLMGVGYMLVARHWLGGKPESSEKEQQWKRRTFRDLIRDYKLTGRARRLAIRHDSPLIGRSLDELHLRARYGANVVGIERWKRFRRVMVSATGSSELHENDVLLIDMSDCDVDLREFCTEQMLEPMVLRGEYFSEQARNVGMAEVSLIPDSSLLGKSLREVTFRTRYGLNVVGIRRNGKTLEGKLVDDKLQFGDILLVIGDWKLIRQLQQKTRDFIVLNLPAEVDEVAPAISQAPHALFCLALMVAMMLTDEVPNVIAALVACLLMGQFRCIDMESAYRSIHWPSLILIIGMMPFAQALQKTGGVDLIVRGLMDVAGGMGPRVMLLCLFVLCATIGLFISNTATAVLMAPIAIAAAREMSLSPYPFAMIIGIAASAAFMTPVSSPVNTLVLGPGGYKFGDFIRIGVPFTLLVMIVSVMVVPLLFPF